The following nucleotide sequence is from Aedes aegypti strain LVP_AGWG chromosome 3, AaegL5.0 Primary Assembly, whole genome shotgun sequence.
ACGGATGGCACAAGTAAACAAATCCAAAGAAACATCAGCTCGTGATAGAATTGTCGACCAGGTTAGTGTATTTATTTTgcggaaaaaataatatttttcgacATATTatgatacatttttaaaaagGTTGGGTATTGTTAGTCGAGATGAATGTGTTGATTGCAAAGTTTAATGTAAAAGTTATtcatttcttgatatttttgctaatgcattcaaatatgtttacttTGCATGTTATAGCGTATGGTACATAATTCCATTGAATGAAtgtgttttaaaattaaaaatgcaatATAAGTAAGCAAATGAATAAGTTTAGTTTTAATATATATCTTACAAGCAACCAATTTTGTAACGAATTATGTTTTGCATGTAATCttactttttttatcaaagtacAAAGATATTATTTCCTATACTTTTTTGCTTACTATGCGTCAAatctaatatttttatttgtatttggaTAATGAAGTATGAAGTTTCAGAATAATCATTAACATTTGTTGTAACATCATCTAACAGCGACcacttcattgaaaaaaaaaaaactgaattgaatttcattcaaaaatagatttttcgaTATTCccttattagtatcatttcaaacattactttCATTATGTATAGGTGTTCTTTATTCACTCTTTTTTACTGGTGAATTGAATTTACCTGCTTATTAgatattaaatattttaattaacttaacctaactcaAACTAAATATATACAGCACTTATCATAGCAATAGAAAATTGCAACGAggtctttaaaaaatcacattcgACCCACTGTTGAACTTTTGTCCCATGCGAATTTTTGCCCAGGATTGCTCTACATATATTTTTAGTGAATTCTACTTGTTACGGATATAGAAATAACGAAAGCGTACAGCTGTTATTATTCATTGCTATTAAAATATGTGTACAAGTATACCTtgtgttaataaaatcttgtctTTGTTGAAACATTTTAATTCTACCTAAATTGAAGCTTAGAAtcttatttatgaaaaatgctaAATAAATTCAACAATCACTATGTCAAGAAAATAAACTACAATATGTTTTCTGGTCACTTAAAGTCTGTAGTACAGTGGGGATTcactcgttgggggtccgctacatggaatgactcgatggttggatgttcgctggttggataCTTCAAGGATTGttcaaggaatttttcaagTATTCCACTAAGTGATCGCCTTAAAACTATACTGGTATCACACgtagaaattttatcaaaaatatctaCTAAAAGTTCCTTCTTGATAATTTCTAAAAGAGCctagagccagggttcaattaaatttttttttctaaatttttgtttcttaattgtgaaattcgttttttatttactttctgcagatcctgccatataattttcatagcaggatcgcgattGCGTTGAATTTGCCTTCTCCGCACGTTTTCAAGATGGATCAAaattttaagatcatcgtctataatcacggattcaaattttacttaacattttggtattgcaatgctcctggcttcaacaatggaatttgttaaagttccaagagcattgtcaatataaagtttttttgtaaagaaatgttaacatcaagattactatcaaaAGAATACAAttcacaccgtcttcagcaccaggctgcacagactgaaccgaaaactaacattaggcaacggataatggaccgatgcacgagttcactaatttgacgtttgagcggtgccgaattcacgggTTTCCATGGTcatataaataacacggcaccgctcaaacgtcaaatagtaaacccgtgcataggtccatacgaAACACCGAGtaagcccagtgatgaatttttcctttgacgaaaagtttaggataggattgagaatcgcttcatgggatatttgaaatgaaacaggaacatgatcagaatcaaaatcagtatgagtaatcagttggctacaaaggtgactagagtcgattaagaccaaatcaatcgtagaaaggtttctagaagaggaaaaacatgtaaggctatcagggtattgaattgaggaatatcctgaagagcactcgtaaattaaaattgtgccgttggaattacttagCGGCTTTTAGCAACATTCCTTGCAAGAATTCGTGAAATAATAGAAGTTCCTTTGTGATATCGCGGGGCACCGATTGCGGTCAAGGTCACCTTATgatcctccggaagatccggaacatccgcaAAAGTGGACAAACTGGTCCACTTGTGCCAGCATATGAAACTATAAGCCTTTGGATCGCATTTAGTGAAAACCGCATCTAAATCAGTTAAATTGAACGTCCACAATaacaatttgaaataaaaatcataacccggtcggatacgggttaaGAGAACTTTAGGCAAATTACCCCTAAGATTTTTAACCCCTTACTTATGTAATTGGCAAATGATCTATAAGTATCATTGGGAGATTCTAGGTAAGAATTCTTTAATTTTGTGATGGTTGTGCCCATTAATATTGTGGCCATCGGTGAAATCCTTGAAGCGTCgttaaatcaataaaaaatccCTCAAAGCAGGTTAATTTTGCGGATTTTAGCCATAGCTTCATTGTCAAAATTGATCTCATATTTTCATGATCCATACATTTTaactataaaaacaaaaatacgtGATAGCAGTTTGACTATCAAATGAAGAAGTTTCTTTGAATAATATTATAATAACAATTTATATGCTACACACATAATTTTAACTATTATCTTTTTCAATCGTTTCAGCAATGGATTACTCACCAAGAGGATTTTTAGCGCGTGCTGTAGTTGATAAAACTCGAAATGACATTTCACTCGACAACTGTGATATGTCTGCGGTAAGTGTAAAATTGTAGTGTGGGTCTTTCAAACCTTGTATGGTACATTTGAAACATCATAGCGGTAAGCTTGTTGCTAAAAGTTAGACATAAATTCGAATTTCCACTCCTCATACTTCTAATTTACTCTTCTAATTACTACTTTTGTGACCATTGAATTCAAGGATACTACTACAACTCAACGTATTACCTATTGCATTATCCTCCTTTTTTCTGGGTGTACGTTCCAAGAGGggtagagcctgcttctcaactaatTGTTCCTATGAGCAATCTTTTTGATATTGACTGAGACTTTTTCTAACAAATATTGATTATTTTCGGATCTGTATCTCGTGTGACCAGTACACGAATTGTGGGTCCTTATTCCAACTGAGCACATTTGGCCATGGTTAGCGGCACCAGCTGCTTAGGCGTGTTGTGAGAACTACGAAATGTGGGTTCATTTTCAGTTCCACTCGTAGGGAAACGTTCGTCAaaagaaatagtagtttacggaacaagttgcagaatgatgatttttacagcacgagtcgtaaatttatcctacgaggcttgacgagtaggataattacgacaagtgctgtgaaaatcgagttctgcaacgagttacgtacaacatttttggcaacttcgtagaagaccattcgagggtatcagaaataatatcgaatgcattcaccattattttacaatttctgaaaaattgttgcgttatgattcattacgaaactcaaaacagttgcgtaatgaatccttacagcactggtttcagttgcgtaaagactattcccgcactgcatacttcagtgcaggaagtaggccgtttcacgacagattgacgtgatgaaaaacagtctattacgatgagaaattgcaaaaaaaatattccatgggctactgggtgttccgtgttgtctgATGCtaaatgttagtgatcgttcagtctgtgcagtaGAGTGGCCTATAATGATCAAACTGCAAAAACCTTATGTTACATCCCCTAAGTTTGTTCATTTGGACCCCCAGAAgctagggcccattcacaaatttcataacgctggaggggtgggtgggtgtccttaagatgttacagctcatacaaaatccaaaaaatacCCAAACAAAATGAGGAACGAGGAGGAGGGTGGGTTGTCGTCAAAAATGGCCATctatagcgttatgaaatttgtgaataaaaccCTACTGTGAAAGTTTTAGCGGAATTCTAAAGTACTAGTCTGAAGTTTGTATGAAGAGAAAGAaccaatgaaacaaaaaatagttCCAATATAGGCGGCGGCGTAGTAGATGAAATTCTTTCATTTGGATGTACCCTTAGTAGACAGACTCATATAGTCACACTAGTTGCATTTTAAGGCCGTTTTGCTGTAAATCGCTACAATTTGGTAGCGATGCTATCCGGACAGATGCCGAAGTCGATCCTGTGATTCCGGTAGGGaaaaacttccggttcacaggcgccccgacggtcatttgccggtgctactTCACGATCTACTCAATTAGTTTTCGGTGGTGGACTTACTTCCAACTTCAGTGCTGGTCAGACAGGCTTTGTGTGGAATAATATGTATGGTAGCAACAttacttttccaatcaaaatattttgtaacaaataaatattttctcatacattgCAGTGGTACACGTTGTCGAAGCTTCCAGAAAAGTACGAGAAAAGGTTTGTCAACATGCAGAACCCGGACGAGATAACACTCAAATGGTTGGAACAGTCAAAGGAGGTATCCGGGAAACTTTGGTTGCAGCTGTGGCATTTGATTGCAAAGGCTTTTCTGAGTGTCTTTCTAACGCAAACGGACGTCAACGGCATACTGAAACGAGGATCGATGTTCATCTTGTCCGAGCCTCAATTTAGGCACTTGTTGGTTAAGAGCGGAATTGAGAAAGCCTTGACTGATGCGTCGAGAGAAGTAAGTAATTTTTAACTAAATGTTATGTATCCAATTTAATTGCATCAGTTGTTTGAGGTACGATATGGTTTGGGTAACTTCTCGCCGAATACCGTTTATACATATGATCTAGAACTTCAAGTCATCAGCTATTATTTTGTTGCTTTAAGAGAAGCTCATAGTTAAATCTACGAGGTGTTGAACATCAAGCGTTAACCCATACATGTATTAGTGATCTAGATCTAGTTTGAAAGATAAAGTATGAACAAATCATACTAGGTCGCAACATTTTCCAAGATTTGCCTTGAGGCTTGAGAATAATTTATtgtgaattgtgttcaaattTTGAGTTAAGAGCGGCAATACAACTAATTTTCTATCTCTTTCGGTATGttattgatgaaatttttcaggaaaatcaGTACAGCAAGTTGTTTGTTGAAACGGGAATTTATGTTATCAATCATCAGATTAAGATGAACATTTAATctggaatattttttatagGTTAAGGATCTTTTTCATAAGATACTCCTCTCTAATAATTCGATTAGGAagtttccagagattcctccaaattCTCTTTAAATTTCCTCATGGAAGAACTCTCATATTTCATCAACGCAACCTATGATTTATTatgaatcatttgaaatttatagTCCCAACATTTCTACTGATTCTAGTTGTTATTAATTCATCCCAATAATCCTTCAACGCTCATGTTGTCTGTAGAGCACAACCTCTTTTTGCCGAATCCAACATAAACCAATTCATTTCAGTATTGTAAAGTAGTTATTGGAATAAGGTTAAAGGATTGTTAGAATAGAGTATCTACTGATCCAATATTGTAACTATTGATTAACAAACAAATCTCTATTAATTTATAacccaaaaactttttttttccaattccgttgcaaatctaGCAACTTTacatatggaccaatgcacgagttcactaatttgacgtttgagcggagccAAATTCACTTGtatccatggtcacataaataacacggcaccgctaaaacatcaaatagtgaactcgtgcataggtccatggacCTATGTAAAGCCTATATTCCAAGAAGTTTTCTTGGAAGTTGGATGACTCAGaacacggtgtactatattaacCTTAGTAGGGACCTTGGGTCTTTTCCAACcctttttaaaattcaaatcattgtaacttttgattcaaaaacctagcaatttgaaagcaattgaaaaaattgaaatcactttggttcttctggaccaccgaaataacccagaaaTGACCACAGGATATATCCGTATTGTGCGATATTTaagtttttctaccaaaatTAGGCATGCGATGGCTcattagttcaattattgatgaatgaccactctaGCTTATTGtgaccaccgaaataacccaggaatgaccaccggatataTCTATATTGTGAGAcatatcagtttttgtaccaaaactaggcatgcgattgtaccagtagtgtttgatccttcgacctggttgcttgctcctgcgggggcgggcgacggggacaggatcgaacatgtcgcgcgtcggtagtacagtagagaaaaagtgatcggttcgttagtagtgtttgatccttcgacctgattgcttgctcctgcgggggcgggcgacgggggcaggatcaaacatatcgcgcgtcgttcgcgaaGCACAGTGGAATAGTATCGCgaatcgcgttagtagtgtttgatcctttgatcttgtcgcttgctcctgtggggcgagcgacgaacacttgttcggcgttcaatgcttttatcgagtataatatcgcgaatccggttaggcgcattcatttcaaataatatatttatcttttgccaaaacgaatcatttacccaaacctttcccatatccaaactcccagtgtctacttgtggaagtgcagaggactcctcggcttccataaagcaagtaacacgtcaacatttccctcccatccttaaattgacctgcattcggacgcagccggctccgttattgtttgttataataatgagagcaccagtacttacacattgaggatgctactgatcccgagtagtgtctgttggttccctgtgtaagtacagctgatcttgcaataacggagtagcggTCGGTCAATCATgataatgctcatgctcatgctcaaaactaggcatgcgattGTACCAAAAATAGGCTCTAAACTTCATTTACATGTGCAAAGATTTCAAAGAATGACCAACAATGCGTTATACTATTTCATATGTTAAACACGTCTACAAAGCATAAGTTGAAAACAAATCACAGTTTTCGGCGAAACTTGTTATTCTAATATATAATTAACCATTTAATTGTCCcaactcaatttacgaacttcgtaaaaaaaacgtaaactgaatttacgtaaaaaaagATTTGTAAATTAAGATTTGTATGTATaaacatttcatgatttttCCTATTAAACAGATTCAAGTTTTGGATATCGGTGCCGGAGATGGCGAAGTAACTTTACGACTTGTGAATGGAATTTCGTCAATCTTCCCATCATCTCCTATGAAGATATATGCGACAGAATCAAGCTGGATAATGCGATCGAGGTTGGCAGAGAAGCAGATCACGTaagttatttaagttttttttattgtcctGTGTTTCAACAAGTTTTAACATGTTATGAATTAAGAAACACAAATTAACATTATTTATCTTACAAACCATTGTACATGGGTACAACGACATATGTTATGAAACATGCGAAAACTCATCAAACATCAACCTCATGAGCTTATATAAGCTAATACAGAAGTAGTATTTGGAAACttgcaatcagaagacacagtgtgtttgtttgacaaattgagacatggatttgcgaaaaaatacgcgttctagtgagactcgaactcacgactccgtgtacgctagaccggcgctttaaccaactaagctacagaacaccttatgattctgcggaatagaaagccaaactgaatccgagtactaactataaacacatctcttttcgcaaatccatgtctctttcgatcgggagatacaaacgtgagcgtgttgggggtttggcatctaagtccgaaagagacatggatttgcgaaaagagatgtgtttatagttagtactcggattcagtttggctttctattccgcagaatcataaggtgttctgtagcttagttggttaaagcgccggtctagcgtacacggagtcgtgagttcgagtctcactagaacgcgtattttttcgcaaatccatgtctcaatttgtcaaacaaacacactgtgtcttctgattgcaagtttccaaatactatgtttcagacataccagcaaatctggtttatgccagtaaagggcaaacattcattaatgtaaTACAgaagtttctcgattttatcactgttCATTTAAATATCGCTTCATTGCATCActctcgattttagcacggttttctgTTCGATTTTATCACACCACTATAATTGTATGACTTTCACACATTGTTCATTGAAAAATAACCCTAAACAACCAACATATATTTGTTTGACCCATCTCTCACGTGCTTTTATTTTAATTCGCTCTTTTTTCTGCCACataaagcacaaattttgatgaaaagtttATGGCAGAGAAACACATTTTCACGCTTTGGTAAATCACGCCAAAAATGTTTGgatccgtgatataatcgagaaactactgtaccATTTTTTTAAAACCAAGATTATTAGCTATTAGATATCATTCCGATTATTTTCTCAGCTGGAAAGATGAAAACgatgaaaaacatcaaaaagcAATAATAATTGGTTAAAACATAATATGATTAATTATTATACATTGAAATGTACTTCAATGTGATATAAACTATCTTATGTCGAAAAATGTAATCATTACAAAGAAATATGAAGTATGAAGAAGAAATTTAATTAATCGAAAATATATCAGATTTCAtatgaaaaaagattttaataAATCGAAATACCCCTGTGCATATTAGGCTATTGCAGTCTAACAGTGTATTTTTATTTGCTTTAAGGGTGTTAGAAGAAATAAATCAACTGAGGGACGTTGAATTTATATCATGCTTGAATGTACTTGACCGCTGTATTGACCCACATCAGCTATTGTACGACATGTACAATGCACTCGCACCGAATGGACGATTACTACTGGCATTGGTTCTACCCTACAGTCACTATGTAGAAAAGAGTATGTTTCTCTATGTAAGAGTATGTGTATTGAACATCGTAAATTGATTACCCTTTTTAATTGCAGACTCTAGTCACATGCCTCTGCGGCCATTGATGGAACACTGGCCTAGCCTTGCTTGCCTGCCAATAGAGAAggaaattgagaaatttttcgaGCAGCTGGAACACGTTGGATTTAAGATTCTCTCATGGACTAAAGCTCCTTATCTGTGCGAAGGCGATCTCAAGCAGTATTTTTACTGGTTAAACGATATATTGGTAGTATGCTCAAAATAGTACTCAATAACATAAAATAAGATTTAATTATGAAATCAAAGCTATGCATTTATTGTACTGTATAATTAAGACTTGTATTAAATGTATTCGTTCCTATATTGATAACAATGGCAGTTTTACCATTTTAAAGATATTTACTTCCTTTTTTAACGATTGCCAGCGACAAGAGCAACAAATAAAATCCACGGTGCTCgtctgaccgttattatcagaaaaaatctccatcaaatctgtgctcaccagtcattttctatagctaagctgcatgtctgggcaaaatttaaaaaaaaaaaaatcgtagggctcGTTTTGATGATACGCcattttgattgtataagtccacaaattcaaaggaaatttgagatatttcaacaaaatttttaccaatttcaaatagattaattaggtattctaataccggtaagcatgttcaaatgttttcaatgacacattgcacttacatggcGTCATAATCTTTCACAATTGACCGACTTTTCATAGACTCAAGcgatataaggcattacggagccaattttgtcatgtaaccaaattagttttttttcaacaatattcTGAATAGTTTGGTAAAGGAATGaactcacgattcagattatttaacATGCAATTCATGTTGTATATCGAAGCACAATTTGACGTCAAAGATTACTTCCGGACTTGAGTTTTTGGTTATGAGTAGCAGGCtatggaataaaatgaaattaacgaTGTAGAAGGCAacgatacaaaatggaagaaaataatgcaaagtaTAGAATTTCCGTTATTAGAGTGTAATTTATTGAAATATAATGGAATTTAAAATCGTAGTACTTACAAATCTTAATTTTAGGTGTTTGTTTTTTTCACCTATTAAAGGTTTGTTTAGAaaagtatgatttattttcGTTTGTCTTCACTAATTATAGCAGCGGGTGAGTCTTTACTTCACAGGCACAgtttgcgatggaaaaaaaataaagatactGATAAATCATCAATTTGTGTAGGATTCAAACTCTGTTAGATTAGCAAGTAACCAACACGGCCACAGAACAATTAAAGATTTTCCGGTAACAAAAACTGGAGGtgaggtgaagataaatcgaagccaaacctcaaattttaaagagcacggatctggagaaccaaacatcagtTTAAGCTGAAactcaccaccagcgagtgaccaatcgattaagttttccgctcaaacgggtgttcggttctccagattagtgctcttgaaaattcgaggtttggcttcgattcattttcaccttaagtcTTCTTTAAATTATACCCTTCTGAATTCAATTACCCCGACTATCATGATCCTGAAGAGCATAACCTCGAGTTCTAGGTAAATATTTATACGGGACAATAGCATTCAGCATAATGGTGCGTTTATGGccaatgacattcggggaaattaAGCTCGGAATCATGGGGTGGAATCTTTTCAAGAGCTGTTTGATTTGAGTATTGATTTTTACGGAAGACATGTGAAATTAAGCTCTGCAAGCGTTATGATTTTAATATCAATGAATTCAAACAATACCAAATATTTCTTCTTTTCTTAAACGTATTTCAAGTATTAAATGCTTACTCTTCACGAGTTGGCTTAAGAATGGattgattgatttatacaattATTTCACTATTGTATTCCAGGATCCAGGAGTCTTACGTGTTTGTGAGATCGAAAAGACCGGGTATTTatagatttgtgaaaaatctaaatgtagtaatgtatgctacaaataatcacaaaagtattgatattggTCTAGAGTGCCACAATTTGGTCAATAGTATACATTACTCAGCAATTGAGGTTAAAGTTCTGGGTCAGTATAAAGTTAGCCAGAACAGCCGAGGGCAGCTAGTTGggttataaaaatattttatgaataataataacaatataaaattggctccgtaataccttatatcgcttgagcctatgaaaatcGGCCAATTGTGAAAGATTTTGACGGCATGTGAATGCAATGtgttattgaaaacatttgaacatgcttacctgtataagaatgcctaattaatctatttgaattttgatatgatgattttaatagttacacttcaaaaagggcgtaactgaaaatttcgacgatcttctttttcaaaacttcgcccacaggttacaaataactaaaagcacatactttgaaccaaattttggtgGTTTATTTCTTCtaataatcacggccaatgaaaatccgttgaaatatctcagatttcctttaaatTTGTGGACTTATATATAAGTATACATTGTATACATTGTATACAATCAAaaaggcgtaacttcaaaacggaccctacgatttattttgaaattttgcccagacatgcagcttagctatagaaaacgtctggtgagcacagatttgatggagattttcttctgataataacggtcagtgGAGCACTGTGAAATCGTTTTagagaagaaaatttgaataccGTGAAATGTGgagttaagggatgaaaaaaaagttcaactTTAATTTCGAGCAACTTCTAGTTTGTCAATAGTTAAACAAAATAGGATGCGACGGCCCTACGCTGTGATTTTACCGACGGCACTCCGGACGATGATGAAGAACAAACTATTGAATACTATTTAAACGATATATTGTAAAAagttatgagaaaaaatatttttttcatacgagttttttcatacaaatttttgtACTTTGTGTTAAAAgattcgtaactcttttacaagatttttaaaatttttcatgtcttctacaaagttgttcaacatcttaaaacgcgtgtttttgctgaacatcgcacctctctatctcttaaagtaaaagaattatcagtcgaattcgttttaataaagcttatttgt
It contains:
- the LOC5569004 gene encoding methyltransferase-like protein 9 isoform X2 is translated as MSKKKGNTMEKYFSRLGKQASLTPSKGGSALAMDYSPRGFLARAVVDKTRNDISLDNCDMSAWYTLSKLPEKYEKRFVNMQNPDEITLKWLEQSKEVSGKLWLQLWHLIAKAFLSVFLTQTDVNGILKRGSMFILSEPQFRHLLVKSGIEKALTDASREIQVLDIGAGDGEVTLRLVNGISSIFPSSPMKIYATESSWIMRSRLAEKQITVLEEINQLRDVEFISCLNVLDRCIDPHQLLYDMYNALAPNGRLLLALVLPYSHYVEKNSSHMPLRPLMEHWPSLACLPIEKEIEKFFEQLEHVGFKILSWTKAPYLCEGDLKQYFYWLNDILVVCSK
- the LOC5569004 gene encoding methyltransferase-like protein 9 isoform X3 — protein: MDYSPRGFLARAVVDKTRNDISLDNCDMSAWYTLSKLPEKYEKRFVNMQNPDEITLKWLEQSKEVSGKLWLQLWHLIAKAFLSVFLTQTDVNGILKRGSMFILSEPQFRHLLVKSGIEKALTDASREIQVLDIGAGDGEVTLRLVNGISSIFPSSPMKIYATESSWIMRSRLAEKQITVLEEINQLRDVEFISCLNVLDRCIDPHQLLYDMYNALAPNGRLLLALVLPYSHYVEKNSSHMPLRPLMEHWPSLACLPIEKEIEKFFEQLEHVGFKILSWTKAPYLCEGDLKQYFYWLNDILVVCSK